ACCGGCTCGCCCCGCACCGTGACGCGTCAGCTGCGGACGCTGCGCGACGTCACCGGCGCGGACGAGCTGCTCATCACCACCATCACCCACGCACACGCCGACCGGGTCGACTCCTACGAGCTGTTGGCCAAGGAGTGGCACGGGTGACCGGTTACCGCTGTGGCCCGCGGGGAATGTCGCCGCGCAGGGTGATGCGGTGCATGACCCGCCGAGCGGATCCGTAGTCGCGGTTGGCGTAGTGGGCGGTGCTGCGGTTGTCCCACAGTGCCACATCTCCCAGACGCCAGCGGTGTCGCACGATGTGCTCCGGCTTGGTGAGGTGGGCGTAGAGCAGGTCCAGGAGGGCCCGGCTCTCGGCGTCGGACACGCCGACGATGTGCGAGGTGAACCCCGGGTTCACGAAGATCCCTCGACGGCCGGTCTCGGGATGGACCCGGACGACCGGGTGCTCGACCGGGTCCAGCCGTGACACCCGCTGGCCCTCCCACACGTTGCCGCCGCGTTGGGCCAGGTAGTAACCGAACTCGCGGGTGCCGTCGTGTACGGCGGTGAGCTGGTCGACAAGCCGCCGTACCGGTTCGCTGAGCGACTCGTACGCCAGTTGCGCGTCGGCCCAGTTGGTGTCGCCGCCGGTCGGCGGAAGGATGACGGGGCGCAGGATCGACCCGAGCGGCGGTCGCCTCATGAAGGTGACGTCGGTGTGCCACACGTCGGCGAAACCGTTGTCGGTGCTGTCCAGGGCGTAGATCTCGGGGTGCGCGTCGTCGACACCACCGACGACCGGGTGCGACGCGGTCAGTTCCCCGATCCGGCGACCCAGGCGCACCTGACCGTCGTCGTCGAGGCGCTGACCGCGCAGGAAGAGCACCTTGCGGTCGACCAGGGCGGCGCGCAACGCGACGATCTCCTCGTCGCTGGCGCCGGCCAGGTCCAGGCCGAGGACCAGGGCGCCGAAGTGCGGTCCGAGTGGTTCGAGGTCGAGGTGGGTGTCTACCGTGGTCATGCGGATGCTCCCTCACTTCGGACAGCGTGTCCGATCTCGGCTCGCAGGGCGGCGTACTCGGGCAGTCCCCGTAGGTCGTCCGGGGTGATGCCGGTGCGGGGCAGCGGGATGGGCAGGTCCAGGACGATCCGGCCGGGGCGGGGGCTGAGCACCACCACCCGGCTGCCGAGAAAGACCGCCTCGTCCACGCTGTGCGTGACGAAGATCGAGGTACGACCGGTCGCGGTGCTGACCGAGCGCAGGTCCTCCTGGAGGCGCTCGCGGGTGAGCGCGTCGAGCGCGGCGAACGGCTCGTCGAGCAGCAGCAGTGGACGGTCGGCGGCGAGGGCCCGGGCGATGGCGACGCGCTGCTGCTGGCCGCCGGAGATCTGCCAGGTGCGGCGCTTGGCCACGTCCTGCAGCCCGACCCGGTGCAGCAACGCGTCGGCACCGTCGGTGGGCCGCCCGGCGTAGCGTAGGGCCAGCTCGATGTTGCCGCCGACGGTCTTCCACGGAAAGAGCCGGGGTTGCTGGAAGACCAGGCCGGCGCCGCGTCCTGGGATCGGTGGCACGCCGCCGGTCAGGACCGTACCGGTGGTGGGTCGTTCGAAGCCGGCGATCAGCCGCAGCAACGTGCTCTTGCCGCACCCGGACGCGCCGACCAGGACGAGGAACTCGCCAGGCGGCACCGTCAGGTCGAGGGGGCCGAGGGCGACGACGTCGCCGTACCGGTGCGCGACGTCGGCGACGGCGACCGCCGGGGTGCCGGCGGACTCAGCCGAGGGCATCGGGTAGCCCGTCGGTGTAGATCGCGGCCTGCACGGCCGCCAGGTCCGGCACGGCGTCGATCTTCTGCTGGTCCTTGAGGAACTGCGCCGCGCTGACCAGGTTGTCGGCGAGCTTGCCCTTGGCCGCTGAGGTGCCCAGCCACGCGGGGCCGGCCAGCTCCGCGGGCCTGAGGAAGACCCCCTGCGAGAGCTGCCGCTGCGCCTCCTCCGGACTCAGGTTGAGCTCGGCGCCCACCGACTTCGCCGCCGCGGCGGGGTCGTCGTGGATCAGGTCCAGCGCCTGGGACTGGGCCTTGCGCCAGGCGTCCACCGCCGCCGGGTGGGCCCGGACGAACTCCGTGGCGACGACGCCGAGGTCCAGCGTGGGCTTGCCGGCGGTGGCCAGCTCACGACTGGTGACCAGCACGGTACCGGTCTTGCGGAGTTCG
Above is a window of Micromonospora yangpuensis DNA encoding:
- a CDS encoding TauD/TfdA dioxygenase family protein is translated as MTTVDTHLDLEPLGPHFGALVLGLDLAGASDEEIVALRAALVDRKVLFLRGQRLDDDGQVRLGRRIGELTASHPVVGGVDDAHPEIYALDSTDNGFADVWHTDVTFMRRPPLGSILRPVILPPTGGDTNWADAQLAYESLSEPVRRLVDQLTAVHDGTREFGYYLAQRGGNVWEGQRVSRLDPVEHPVVRVHPETGRRGIFVNPGFTSHIVGVSDAESRALLDLLYAHLTKPEHIVRHRWRLGDVALWDNRSTAHYANRDYGSARRVMHRITLRGDIPRGPQR
- a CDS encoding ABC transporter ATP-binding protein — translated: MPSAESAGTPAVAVADVAHRYGDVVALGPLDLTVPPGEFLVLVGASGCGKSTLLRLIAGFERPTTGTVLTGGVPPIPGRGAGLVFQQPRLFPWKTVGGNIELALRYAGRPTDGADALLHRVGLQDVAKRRTWQISGGQQQRVAIARALAADRPLLLLDEPFAALDALTRERLQEDLRSVSTATGRTSIFVTHSVDEAVFLGSRVVVLSPRPGRIVLDLPIPLPRTGITPDDLRGLPEYAALRAEIGHAVRSEGASA